A section of the Ictalurus punctatus breed USDA103 chromosome 8, Coco_2.0, whole genome shotgun sequence genome encodes:
- the fam199x gene encoding protein FAM199X translates to MFQMSDHVHEDFLAPEEPFPMLLQQGNLSEDGTLDVSDFGCRLSSCHRTDPLHRFHSNRWNLTSCGTSVASSECSEELFSSVSVGDQDDCFSLLDDQELTSFDFFPEGSVCSDVSSSISTYWDWSDSEFEWQLPGSDFASGSDVLSDIIPSIPSSPCLVSKRRTKPHRNLDELPWSAMTNDEQVEYIEYLSRKVSTEMGLREQLDIIKIIDPSAQISPTDSEFIIELNCLTDDKLKQVRNYIKDHSPRQRPAGLRDSWKRSVPSSASAVSVQSSSNVSMVSSTSSSAGSISSNSSTSISCAHSDGNLAAVAERIRDSKKRSKQRKLQQKALRKRHLKEQRQARKERLSGLFLNEEILSLKVTEEDDHGDDVDILM, encoded by the exons ATGTTTCAAATGTCTGATCACGTTCACGAGGACTTCCTTGCTCCCGAGGAGCCTTTTCCAATGCTCTTGCAGCAGGGAAACCTCAGCGAAGACGGCACACTGGATGTTAGTGACTTCGGCTGTCGGCTGTCCTCTTGTCATCGGACAGACCCTCTGCACCGCTTCCACAGCAACAG ATGGAACCTGACGTCCTGCGGCACCAGCGTGGCGAGTTCAGAGTGCAGCGAGGAACTCTTTTCTTCTGTGTCTGTCGGGGACCAAGACGACTGCTTCTCTCTCCTGGACGATCAGGAGCTCACTTCTTTTGACTTCTTCCCTGAAGGCAGCGTGTGCAGCGACGTGTCGTCTTCCATCAGCACGTACTGGGACTGGTCCGACAGCGAGTTCGAGTGGCAG TTGCCAGGAAGTGATTTCGCCAGCGGCAGCGATGTACTCTCTGACATCATACCCAGTATACCGAGCTCACCTTGCCTCGTTTCAAAACGAAGGACCAAACCTCATAGGAATCTGGATGAATTGCCCTGGAGTGCCATGACCAACGACGAACAG GTGGAGTACATCGAGTACCTGAGCCGGAAAGTGAGCACGGAAATGGGGCTGCGGGAGCAGCTCGACATAATTAAGATAATCGACCCGAGCGCTCAGATATCTCCGACCGACAGCGAGTTCATCATTGAGCTGAACTGCCTGACGGACGATAAACTAAAACAG GTAAGGAACTACATCAAAGATCATAGTCCACGGCAGAGACCGGCAGGACTGCGAGACAGCTGGAAGAGGAGCGTTCCCAGCAGCGCCAGTGCTGTAAGCGTGCAGAGTAGCAGCAACGTCAGCATGGTCAGCAGCACCAGCAGCAGCGCAGGATCCATAAGTTCCAATTCGTCCACGAGCATCAGCTGTGCTCACAGCGACGGCAACCTGGCCGCTGTGGCCGAGCGCATCCGAGATTCCAAG aagCGCTCTAAGCAGAGAAAACTCCAGCAGAAGGCTCTGCGTAAAAGACATCTGAAAGAACAGAGACAG